A genome region from Bombus pyrosoma isolate SC7728 linkage group LG14, ASM1482585v1, whole genome shotgun sequence includes the following:
- the LOC122574939 gene encoding protein dj-1beta-like, whose amino-acid sequence MSVLCCALSHFVQSNCKFPIILLNKIKYTVNMGKKSALLLIADGSEEMEAVITTDVLRRAGIDVTIAGLTESSCVKCSRDVKICVDAKLQDAVNQKYDVVILPGGLGGSKAFADSAEVGKLLQQQEQENRLIAAICAAPTALKAHGIAKGKQVTSYPAMKDQLTDYYKYLEDKVVTDGNLITSRGPATAFAFGLVIAEKLIDKQTADNVAKAMLYTE is encoded by the exons ATGTCAGTATTGTGCTGTGCTCTTTCGCATTTTGTACAATCGAATTGCAAATTTCCGATAATtctattgaataaaataaaatatactgtaAACATGGGTAAAAAATCAGCACTTTTGTTAATAGCTGATGGCTCTGAAGAAATGGAAGCCGTAATAACAACGGATGTCTTACGTAGAGCTGGa atTGATGTTACTATTGCTGGTCTTACTGAGAGCTCATGTGTCAAATGCAGCCGTGATGTGAAAATATGTGTTGATGCAAAACTTCAAGATGCGGTTAATCAGAAATATGATGTTGTAATATTGCCTGGTGGTTTAGGTGGTTCAAAAGCATTTGCAGat TCTGCAGAAGTAGGAAAGTTGCTACAACAGCAAGAACAAGAAAACAGACTTATTGCTGCTATTTGTGCTGCACCAACTGCATTAAAGGCTCATGGTATTGCAAAAGGAAAGCAAGTCACATCATATCCTGCAATGAAAGATCAATTGacagattattataaatatttggaagaTAAAGTTGTAACTGATG gTAATTTGATTACTAGCAGAGGCCCAGCAACTGCATTTGCTTTTGGCTTAGTTATTGCTGAAAAATTGATTGACAAACAAACAGCAGATAATGTAGCAAAAGCTATGTTGTATacagaataa